tctcatttttcacatttctcaCGATCCGGGGTGCATTCCTTTCCCCGACTGCAGCCTCATCAACCGGTTAAGTGTTAAACGGGCGGGCAGGGTGAGAGACTGAGGAGAAAAGGTCTTTCAAATAGCCGCCCGAGTCCCCCGGCCTcctgagagaggggggggggtatttaTTTAAGAAACCGTCTTCTTCCCTCCCAGATCCGCTTCCTTCCTGTCCAGCCGCATGTACGGCTCGAAGGCCGAGGAGCCGCAGCCGTAGGCGGACGTCAGTTCGTGGTGCGCGCCTCCCAGCAGCGGCatggagaagcagagggagtGCGGCGGGGGGACGCCCAGCCGCGGTGAGGGCGGGGTGCCGCCCAGCGAGGGCAGCGACAGCCCGAACGTCCCCCCGGGTAGAGAGCTGGGAggggtgctgctgctgatccCCGGGGAGCCGGAGGAGCCGCCGCCCGGGCTGCCCAGCAGGGAGCCGTTGGCCGCGTGGGGCGGGGGGCCCAGCAGGGAGTTGGGCGGGGCGGGGCCCGACAGGAGGCGCCCCTGCTCCAGGAGGCGCAGGATGTTGCAGGTGGCCAGCGACTCGGACGTGGAGGAGGAGCGCTTGTCCGAATCCTTGGTGGTGTCCTTCTTCTGTTTGGTGCGGCGGTTCTGGAACCACACCTTGACCTGCAGCAACACAACCAAGAAGAAAGAGAACACAATGAAAACACGCTTACATTATCTTTACTGTCCCACCAGGGGGGAAATTTGGGTTACAGCCAGGATTAAAACAATTACAGTAAACAGGACCACATCAAAACCTAGtggtcaggacacacacacagacaacaaagcAAAGCTGATGTACAGCGGGGGCAGAAAAAGTGTGTGCAGAGAGTATTCATATGTGTTCAGCAATCAAAGTGGGAAAAGTTCACCAGAGACCCAGTGATGCTCTAGAAACAAAGTTTACACAATACCAAAGTTTGACATTTGGCTCTTGACATATACGCAACCATATCCTTCTATTTTTATAATAGTTTTGTATATTTGAcagttattttgtgtgtgtaatgtactGAAATGCCTCTTCTGGCAACAGTGTTTCATAACTCATGAGTTCGTTTTTAACACTGTATTTTGTGCAGATGATTCATGTTTCATTGTTGATTAAGACTTAAATGAATGACCGCAACTCTAGCTCTACAACTCATATACGGACATTATTCGGcatttgttttgatgtgttCACATGTGTGCCTCACTACCTTGTGCCCCCTGGATGCCTCTAGCTGATGCATCTCTACAGTAGCatgttgtgtgtgcagtgagagCTGCAGGAACACGCGATACCTTGGTGGTAAACCAGTTCTACACGCATAAATCCgtgcagaacagacagaaatgctGTAATCCCCTGACACCGCCCACTGGATCAAAcgctgttgtttttctcaacaCATTTGATCATGGTTGGCTCCATGCACTTTAACTCTCTCACACTTCATGGCTCTAACAGGCTAGAAGTGCACAAGCGGGGAAAGGTCAATGATATCAGAGCGGAGATACTGTGCAGGAGGAGTGAGGAAAATTAGCTCGATCACACTTCCACacccagaaacacagagaaaaagaaagacaccaCATAAACTCTCTTCCATGTTTAAAAGCCCACATATAGCCACTAGAAAATGGATTTACAGGAGTATGTGAGATGTGTAtcaggaaaagaaaatcaacaCTGGAAATCAAGCTGTGTGGAATGAGTTTTTTTGGCTctaagtaaaaagaaaaagaaaatctgtaattgaaagaacaaaaaaaatcaaaaagggcaaagccatcatcatcataatcgtCGTCATCTAAATAGCGAGCTTCACCGGCGCGAGCCATCATCATGCCGCCCGCAGCAGATTGAGAGAGGCTCAGTGAACTCTGCCTGTCCTTGTATGGCATGTTTAATTGATGGGACGCAGCGCAGCTTTAATGTATAGCGTGTGGAAAAGTTGGGCCTGGGTGGGACGTTGATTGGAGGGCACGCCGGGGTCAGGGGAGATCGCAGCACGGAGAGCCGCTCGCACACCCGCTCTGACAGGAGGCACGCGCATGAAAAATACATACGATCCTGACCGACTTTCAGCACGCTGCgtcttcctctgcagcctcACTACTCCGCCTCACCCTGACGATGCAGGAGGGCGCGTtgcaattcaatattatcgtgtTATCGTCTTCGCATAGAATCGTATTAGAATGAAATAGTAGCATGGAGTTATCATGATACACGATGCTGATAAAACtaaaatctctcacaaaatgagatcaGAAACAAAGCATATCTGAAAATTATTTGagttttatcatactttatgtcaccatgcagttcaatgcaatgaacatcaatttgattatttaacgtgatttccTATGTGTCAGCAGATATTGTTATACACTGATATTGAAATAATTTCTtctgattatcgtgatattaaTTCTGTCCATGTCACCCAGCCCTAGCATGCAGTAGGCATAGCAGtaaagaatctctctctctctctctcgctctctgtcacacacacacacacacacacacacacacacacacacacgcgctcaaGCAAGGCATGGTCATAGCCTAAAGAGCATTCACTCCCCAGCTAGTCAGAAGCAAGCGTCACTGCTGGTTTTATAAGCTGAGAGAATAAACAAATATTTTCACATTAAGAATGAAttgacacattttctctcttattCCATTTTAATTAACCTTTGATGCTTCTACAGACGTAACACAGAAGTCGATCACAGCACTGTGTGAACTACAGCAAACTCACACTAGCAATGCTGCCAGCCTTTCATTACAAAGTTATCAAATCCTACTATTTTACAGTCTGGTGAGAAATGCCAAATGTGTAGAAAATCAACAAGGCTAACATCATAACCGGCTGTCAATAGTGAAAGTAGATGTTGAGATTTAATCGACAATTTTCTGCATTGTTTGAGgggggtgtgtggtgtgtacCCAACAAGCatgtttgtttccattttcttcTGCTTAGCCCCACCTCTGCACtgtactatgtgtgtgtttacccaaCAGTGTGTTCAAAGTTATTTACACATGCAACAGACTTTCCCTCAGCCCCTTCCTGATTTTTCGTAGAAATCCAGTAATCTAATCCCTGATAAGTGGGGATTGGCAGTAGACGAAACTCTTGTAACAGCAGAAACGCATAAGCTTGTAAAGGGTCCATGGTTTAATTTGATAAAAGTTTCATAACAAATTGGTGACTGGacagcaccaacacacacacacatgcatgcacccgcacacatataaatacatgcacacacacagacacacacagacacaaacacacacacagacacacaacgtATAAAGCCTGGACAAAGCAATATGTGCCAAGTGCAGCCACaatgcaaacacagcagcagcgcTACGTGAgccgcactcacacacacacattcaccgaGAGGTCACATGTGAACAGAACACGCGACagtcacgtacacacacacacacacacacacacagaccatatCTCTCACATGACCCCCTTTATCAGTAAGACCCTTGTAACTCCCACTGTTCAGTCAAGCTGCAGTGTTGCAGTGTGGGGGTTCGACTTGGCATGACGCGCAGGTTCAACGTcaaacccaaacaagcacaaattttcacagtatgacattgtggcacagtaaaaatttatattaaaacaaccttggaaactgttttgaaccaatatcagaaagatatttaggtcccgatttcacaaaacgacTATGGACGTTGtctcaattttcattttggctcTATATTTACATGAGTTTTCAACGTTGGTGCAGGCCGTCGCATCACCTTCTATACAATGTGTTTGCTGGGTGGAAGCATAGTAAATTCCTTTTAAAGGAAtcgttcaccccaaaatgaaaattcagtcattatccaTTCATCACCGTGCTGTTAGCTATGTAGCTCCGTCTCAGCCTTcccccaaactattgaagttaacaggACCATCTTTTgacagctccaaaaaaaagcataaaatgtccatcggATTTCTCCAAACAGTCCAACTGTTTTGTAGTCAAACAATTGCattgtgggtccaaaagtccaacatttacctcattatctcctacaTTTTCCTCACTCACAATACATATTGTTAAGGTAGCGGAAAGAGTATTACCATTACACATCCCATATCCAAATTTTCCAAGGCAGTCCAGCAACTGGAACTGGCAAACTTCCAGTCACAACCTTGTTTTATTTtcgtcagttgaaaatcacagtagcgggatctgttgttgaatctgttcaccaacgtgttaaatgtcagttttcaggctatattcatggcctcattcaaatgaatgggaagcaaAAATCTGAACGCAACAAACTCATCCAGTTGCATCCGATgctggtgagtagtttatattctggctTATGGTTTTCaagttaaaactaagtggaatattctCTAATGCTACTGCTGCAACCGAATGTGACAGTTATCTAATATTGAGCTGGTCTTCCAGGAGATGTAGATCTAGTGTGACAAGAAGCCAGTCTAATTGGGTGGCATACTTTATAAGCCAAGCCTAGGTGTTCATAGCATGGAGGTAATCAGGTGGTGTTAGCTACAGTATCAGTGTACTGTAACGGTTTGAACTGCAGGCTCAAGAGGCAGCTAGGACAAGTGAGATCATAGTTTCAGCCACTAACCACGACAGAAATAATGGGATCGGAGAGGATCCCAAGGCTCAGAAAGGAATACTGACGCCAGCAAGTCTTACTGTAAAGACctgaaacagacacagagggagggatagtggagatggagataagaggggagacgggggggggggtagaggacagagggatgggATAAGCAATAGGGTTGTCACGATACTAGAATTTCTAACTTCAATACAATACCCAGGAAAATATCGATATGCGATACCAATTTCGATACcacgggggaaaaaaatgaattttcaattttttttaaaaaatattgttttcatgttaaaatataattttacatgaaaacaatattttaaagttgtctgagatcaaacaacacatttctgattgacaggtgtcgatcgccatcatgatttgctcttttttattgaggggagtgatatactgcacaagcatgtgaaacatcatattgcctcctggcctctgTAGCACAGACTGTAAGCaactaagcaaaaaacacagacacagagacccaaactagTCCCTTAATATCCGATAACGCAGGGGGAAATCCCGGTGCAAacgagacagatggacggacagacagacagacagcttctccataacgtaggcccgataaaactcattcaaaactttgcacttacacagcagattacccctgctctagtcatcagcctatcagaacacttttagcttgttgaagcaacagatacccaccaatgatagggaaaaatcagcagggctagagttagtggactattattgacagaatgattttaatcggacatttcaacgtccggtcgagccttctgaccgggcccggacaatgcatctgaaaaccggacagtccgGTCGAAAACCGGGCCTCTGGCAAACCTACTtaataacgttagctagctctgtagctaacgtttggtttgctagctaaactaaaacggatgatgtgcagggtacgttaacgtttatgataaatgtttaatgcttcagtgatgttgaaacgggagctttcgctaacctctcgaaattctttatatagactggcgtgtcagtccttaaagagtaactaaaccccaaacccaaatctttggtgaagcctgacacctaatggtgaaaagtagggtactgaactggccttctcctattggctggtctttgtgccaagtgatgtcaccacctgttgtactctatagagggtgacatcacagggcacagagaccagccaatagcagatgaccagttcagtaccctacttttcaccattaggtgtcaggcttcaccacagatttaggtggggtttagttactctttaaggtgTTTCACCAAGTTTGACGTGTTGCCCCCCTTCGTCGGCACCACTCTGTAGCATTGTTtgctgactgaggcaacaacccagctgactgctactagtgagaggaggggctgtgggcagcggtgcagggtgtgtgtgtgtgtgtgtgtgtgtggctagtggaggcggagaaataatatgtttgatttttcattaagagaaagcactgctggtatcgatactgttgcaaatgagtattgtatccgtttcaaatttttagtatcgatacttatcgaagtatggatacttttgacaaccctaaTAAGCAATGGATATGATCTCTGCGTAGTTGAAATccgctgtctgtctcttcctcttcttcagtctATTCCTTCCTAGTTAGCTCATAGGCTATCGAAGATTTTACTCTCTATTTCTGTGTGCATGCGCCACAGCTTGCCAAACACCCGCGTCCCATAAAAGGCTTTTCACTACGGATGAAATTCCCAGCCAATCCCTTTCCTCCGCCCTCATGCGGTGGGTGTGGCTCAGTCCTCCGTTCACATCACTGTCCTCCGATCCGTTGcgtggtgaaaaaaaaaaaatgcttgctCGTGTTTTATAGGGATTTTAGTAGAGGGGGAAAatgatgagaagagaagaaagcaaAGCTGCCTTTGGTACATCTACACTATTAGATGTAAATCCTTTTTAATGGGATCCAGGGTTCAGAGCTGGGGCAGAGATTACCAAGGGAGATCTGGATCTGGGGTGACCTGCATTTGCCCCGGCCCCGCCCGCTGCACCGGGGCAAGGCCAGGGCAGGGTTAGGGccagggtgggggtggaggtggaggtgggggtggggcgggggcAGTACTGGGGACGGCAAAACCAAGAAAGGTGGAACTACGGCTGTGGCAGAGCTGGAGGCAAAGATGGATAGGACAAGAAACAAAGCAAGAGAAAGCTTTTTAAAGTCGCAATATAATGACAactactttttcaccttgttatctaattttccatgtcatattatatacctatttaacaataaatgacaaaacattatatcaaaatcctattacttttacgTCTGGGagaacagtgtatctttaatggtgacctcattacgtaccagtaggcgtaaataaagattctaaccaataaaaccatcacagatttttgaacactttcgtccctccgcccctcccatcaaataaaactcaaTTTCTTTCCCTAACTGATATCATTGGTTAACCATTTTGAATGCTCCCTCCccgcgttatgtcccgccccgatacatcacattaaggacgcatgatgctctcaaaatgcagtttcattgtgactttaaaaggaAGAGGCAAACAGGACGGCGGTTAGAGAGGGGCAGATGTACGGAAGGGGTGGAGAGGACAAGACAGAAAAATCTGATAGAGGTGCGGCATAGCTGGGCAGCAAAGGGCAAAGCAATGCAAGGAGGGGGTTcaaaaaagggttaaaaagcgGGGCGGGGCATATttaaagggaagggaagggacaGGCCAAATCTAGGCAGGGCAGGGCAAATATAAGGCCAGTGGAGCAGAGGTCAGCGGATGGAGAGCCGCACTGTGAATCCAGGCAGCCGCAAACCAGAGAGGCAGGCAAACAAGGCCAGAGGTAAAAAGGTTAAGCCAGATCCTGACCCAGAGTGCAGATCAACTGGGTGCCCATATGTGTGTTCAATAAATCAGCTAAGCTCTTCTGTGTCCCGACATAACACTGTACTAAGTTCAGTTGAGTTAGAGTTAGCTATTACGAGGGAGGAAAATTGTTTGAAAGTGTAGATTGTTATTTTCTATCTCCCTCAACGACAGGAGAAAAGATGTTGAATGCTGCGATTATGAACAgggcttttttctttgtttctaggtgagatgtttttataagcGTATTTTGTATCTCTGCtgtacggagcccctctggggtctaCAAATCCGTTCGTACGGATTTACAcatcgagttttttttttctaccatgtgaccccagaggggctacGTACTGCTGCACAAAGTAGAGTGTAAATTAGTTTCTCTATGTTTTTCCCCATGTATTTCATCACTGTGTTTTCATCACTTCGCTTCTTTGCTTTATCACTATGCAAAAAAGCTAAACTGAGCTAACCTACTGCAATGCAAGGCATGAACTAAAAGGTCCTACTGATAACACACACTACTTCTCTGTTGAATCTGATCCAGTCTCACCGTATAATGACGATAAAGCGAAGTGAAACGAAGGTCCTGCTAAGTAGGACACCTGGTGACTGTCTTTCACACTTTTTGTGACCCTTCCAGCAGCTCGCTGCTCCCCCTGTGACCCTGTGAAACGCCTTGATCCCAGGCATGTGATGAGCCGCAGCACACAATGGTTACTCTTTTCCATGGAAACTGTACCAGGCGGACCAGCAGCTATTCAACTGTGTGTAACGGACCAGTGGCTACTCAACTACCGTATATGTAACCGACCAATGACATCTCAACTGTACAAGGCAAACCAATGTCTATTCAACTGTATGTGATGGGCCAATGGCTGCCTTTTATTGGGTAGATCATTTGCATTTGACCAAAAGCTACCTTCTAACATCGAGACGGGTTGAACCAGTGACTACTCAACTGTCTGTGACGGAGCAACagtcactcttcttctctgtcaaaACGGTTCCAGATGAGCCAATATCTATTCTTTACCATGAAAATTATTGGCTTTTAATTTAAAAACTATACCAACTAGTCCAATGGCTACTGTTTTAGTTAAATCTAAAGTTTTGCTCAGTTCACTACAGCCATTGGATGGGCCAATGACTTGGTCCAGTTGTTGCTCTACTGGGAAAACTAGGGATATGATTCACAttgggccacccatgctaaacaTGTTCATGGTACTAAAGTGCTTTGGGTAAAAGCATGGCGTATGTTAAGTAGCCTactaaataaatgtaaataataataatgtaataaagtatgacattatcattattaagtTACATTTTACCAGCAATATATATGTGCTGGACCAATGGCATCCTCCCTCCGCAACTACTCCTCCAGCTATTGCTGTTAATGGCAAAGTGTTCTTAATCAACTTGGCTGACAAAAAGGTATTGACTAGCCATGGAAAGTGTACAATCTGACTGAAAGAATGCCTTTTCAAATCCATCAGCAGTAGGATTAGAAAAATGGAGAGTAGATCTGGTCAGAGGCAAACCACTCCTCCCTCTTGTGTCAGAGTCTTGTGCAGTGCGATATCAGCCCAGCTCTATACTCTCGACAAGCGAGCCTTTTTCCACAAACACAGGCAGCACTAACAGAAGCCTCCCCCTCCTGCCCATCCGTATGATGGCCGCCCTTCCTCCTACACCACCTCCTGCTAAGCTCTTTATCCTACACCCCCTAAAAcacccatcctcctcctcctcttcctgccccCTCCCTCGTCTCATGACTCCAACCATGCGCTATCAAATTGCCTCGCATCTTCTTACTGtacgcctcctcttcctccttattCGTCATCACCATTGCCATCGCATCTGACCTGCCCCTGCTCTTGCCCTCGTGCCCGAATAAACCCGATCTGGTCCTCCAGCGCTGCAGCACATGTCCAGCCAGGTTCAGCCAGGGGTTAACCCCGTCTTACAGAATCGCTGGTAGATATGGCTGCCTAATCCTCCTTAGTGCAAAAGCACTTGGGACTATTATAAGGCccacctctccccccccctctctataTCCACCCCCCCTCCCGTCATCCTTCCATTCATCGTAGTCCCCCCACCTAGCCCCACCCAGCCCCACCCAGCCCCGCCCGGGAAAACCCCTCCAGCCCAGGATGTTTGGAGGAGGTTTAGATAACGAAGATTACAGCGTGAGAGAAGATGCAGAGGGAATATCCCTTGCCTCGTTttgtccctcctcccttctcacACTATCACACCCTATGATGATGCTAAAGACGCACCACACCCACTCACCATGTACTCGCAATACCAAGGGTTTGAATGTGGTTCAAACCAACGTACGTAACGTGTGTATTATCTAATGCAACAGAAATCTAATATAAATCATATTAATCGTAATATCTTTTTACAAAAACAGAGACTGCATGCCTCACCGCAGCCCCCCAGTGTCGGATCCTTCGCCATGCAGCCTGGTGATGCTCAATTTCACTCTGACTTGACTGAAAAGGGCTGACGACAAAACGACAACGTtccttttccttgttttctcGCTTTTAGGATCTTAACAACCATATTTGACT
This region of Centroberyx gerrardi isolate f3 chromosome 23, fCenGer3.hap1.cur.20231027, whole genome shotgun sequence genomic DNA includes:
- the vax2 gene encoding ventral anterior homeobox 2, which encodes MFDQTTSMGDGNHHCGPNPLCPDRMDPKCRAEIGSRSPVQSTTDTPGTSASTPTSSSEDGHDKLLGVDPDYCRRILVRDAKGTIREIVLPKGLDLDRPKRTRTSFTAEQLYRLELEFQRCQYVVGRERTELARQLNLSETQVKVWFQNRRTKQKKDTTKDSDKRSSSTSESLATCNILRLLEQGRLLSGPAPPNSLLGPPPHAANGSLLGSPGGGSSGSPGISSSTPPSSLPGGTFGLSLPSLGGTPPSPRLGVPPPHSLCFSMPLLGGAHHELTSAYGCGSSAFEPYMRLDRKEADLGGKKTVS